From Actinosynnema mirum DSM 43827, a single genomic window includes:
- a CDS encoding nuclear transport factor 2 family protein — protein MSDNNGVALQTALAHFQAVQGRDMDAAAALTSEEVVLKAPTGESTGKAGLQGFWSRFLTHTTELRLLEAYGDDEGALLLQEATTTPDVVMTFAEHLTVTDGKITAATYVFDPRAFIAARAAEAQAAAKG, from the coding sequence ATGAGCGACAACAACGGCGTGGCACTTCAGACGGCACTGGCGCACTTCCAGGCCGTGCAGGGGCGCGACATGGACGCGGCGGCGGCGCTGACCTCCGAGGAGGTCGTCCTCAAGGCCCCCACCGGCGAGTCCACCGGCAAGGCCGGTCTGCAGGGCTTCTGGTCCCGGTTCCTGACGCACACCACCGAACTGCGACTGCTGGAGGCGTACGGCGACGACGAGGGCGCGCTGCTGCTCCAGGAGGCGACGACCACCCCTGACGTCGTCATGACCTTCGCCGAGCACCTGACCGTGACCGACGGCAAGATCACCGCGGCCACGTACGTCTTCGACCCGCGCGCCTTCATCGCGGCGCGCGCGGCCGAGGCGCAGGCCGCCGCGAAGGGCTGA
- a CDS encoding sensor histidine kinase: MATSPRWRTAYDVAIVLVVLYSAFPGGTGFDWALGSAMAVALYYRRRGPVVVMAVVSALALAQYLLSLLGEHAASDVAGYDVAVPVAMVTVVAHAERVWQAVVAGVVVVVGALLVFAEGEEALGVAGAVVALWMTAYVLRNRQAHVVVLQERAAAAERERDHLTQLANARERGEIARELHDVVAHSLAVMVMQADGARYALDGDREKAREALRVIGDTGRDALQDMHRIVDVLRGVAGGGESGGDGLRKVGVADLGQMVDRARSAGIEVELRVEGDVGQLAPADELTLVRVAQEGITNVLRHAGAGARAEVVLKVEGGAALLEVVDDGAGRLSPGASGSGGNGLVGVRERVSVHRGRFSAGPRVGSGWRVRVEIPLRDGAAG, encoded by the coding sequence ATGGCGACCTCTCCGCGTTGGCGCACCGCTTATGACGTGGCCATCGTTCTCGTGGTCCTCTACTCGGCGTTTCCGGGCGGCACCGGTTTCGACTGGGCCCTCGGTTCCGCCATGGCCGTCGCGCTCTACTACCGCAGGCGTGGGCCCGTGGTGGTGATGGCGGTGGTGTCCGCGCTGGCGCTGGCGCAGTACCTGCTGTCGCTCCTCGGGGAGCACGCGGCGTCGGACGTGGCCGGGTACGACGTCGCGGTGCCGGTGGCCATGGTGACGGTCGTCGCGCACGCCGAGCGGGTGTGGCAGGCGGTTGTCGCCGGGGTGGTGGTGGTCGTGGGGGCGCTGCTCGTCTTCGCCGAGGGCGAGGAGGCGCTCGGGGTCGCCGGGGCGGTGGTGGCGCTGTGGATGACTGCGTACGTGCTGCGCAACCGGCAGGCGCACGTCGTGGTGCTCCAGGAGCGGGCCGCCGCGGCTGAGCGGGAGCGGGACCACCTGACGCAGCTGGCGAACGCCCGTGAGCGCGGGGAGATCGCCCGCGAGCTGCACGACGTGGTCGCGCACAGCCTCGCGGTGATGGTCATGCAGGCTGACGGGGCCCGGTACGCCCTCGACGGTGATCGGGAGAAGGCGCGGGAGGCGTTGCGGGTCATCGGGGACACCGGGCGGGACGCGTTGCAGGACATGCACCGGATCGTGGACGTGCTGCGCGGGGTCGCCGGGGGAGGGGAGTCCGGTGGGGACGGGTTGCGCAAGGTCGGTGTGGCGGACCTGGGGCAGATGGTCGACCGCGCCCGTTCGGCCGGGATCGAGGTCGAACTGCGGGTGGAGGGGGACGTCGGGCAGCTCGCTCCCGCTGACGAGTTGACGCTGGTCCGCGTCGCGCAGGAGGGGATCACCAACGTGCTGCGGCACGCCGGGGCCGGTGCGCGGGCCGAGGTGGTGCTGAAGGTGGAGGGCGGGGCGGCGCTGCTGGAGGTCGTCGACGACGGCGCGGGCAGGTTGAGCCCCGGAGCGTCCGGCAGTGGGGGCAACGGGCTGGTCGGCGTGCGGGAGCGGGTCTCGGTGCACCGGGGGCGGTTCAGCGCCGGGCCCAGGGTGGGGAGCGGGTGGCGGGTCCGGGTCGAGATCCCGCTGCGGGACGGGGCGGCCGGCTGA
- a CDS encoding TetR family transcriptional regulator, with protein MTAPADETPPATPEGVRRGRPPRGAAQLSRAVILDAAVAVADAEGVSAVSMRSVARRLGVDAKSLYNHVEGKGGLLDALAEHVLRGIRLPEPTGVPADDLRAIAVEFRRGALAHPGVAALVLTRQLASAAGLAPIEAALSVLLRAGIEPEEAVHLLRALLAAVVGTLLREVSAGPELGTADSVGIARRRAVLASSGLPGLVAAAPHLARCDHDREFDYTVELLVGAVSARLPERSSTCDR; from the coding sequence GTGACCGCCCCAGCCGACGAGACCCCGCCCGCCACACCCGAGGGCGTCCGCCGAGGACGCCCGCCGAGGGGAGCGGCGCAGCTGTCCAGGGCGGTGATCCTGGACGCCGCGGTGGCGGTGGCCGACGCGGAGGGTGTCTCGGCGGTCTCGATGCGCAGCGTCGCCCGCCGGCTCGGCGTGGACGCCAAGAGCCTCTACAACCACGTCGAGGGCAAGGGCGGGCTGCTCGACGCGCTCGCCGAGCACGTCCTGCGGGGCATCCGGCTTCCGGAGCCGACAGGTGTGCCTGCGGACGACCTGCGGGCCATCGCGGTCGAGTTCCGCAGGGGCGCGCTCGCCCATCCGGGCGTGGCCGCGCTCGTGCTGACCCGCCAGTTGGCCTCGGCGGCCGGGCTCGCGCCGATCGAGGCGGCGCTGTCGGTGCTGCTGCGGGCGGGGATCGAGCCGGAGGAGGCCGTCCACCTGCTGCGGGCGCTGCTGGCGGCCGTGGTCGGCACGCTGCTGCGCGAGGTGTCCGCGGGGCCCGAGCTGGGCACGGCGGATTCGGTGGGCATCGCCCGCAGGCGTGCCGTGCTGGCCTCGTCGGGGCTGCCGGGGCTGGTCGCCGCCGCGCCGCACCTGGCCCGGTGCGACCACGACCGGGAGTTCGACTACACCGTCGAGCTGCTGGTGGGGGCGGTCAGCGCGCGGCTGCCGGAGCGGTCGAGCACGTGTGACCGTTGA
- a CDS encoding ester cyclase has protein sequence MSRFAIPTTDVLKAREKLVLDHFHDEVVHQWDDVLSTFPHPHYELISTMTVHDGDAEVRGYYNDTRAAFPDQDHELIALRHSADAVIAEFWLMGTHEGPLGKIPPTGQRFRVRVTAYFIFDEDETLVCERVYFDTLTMLKQVLTGVNLKNPRNWPLVVKAVRGLLAMSGEPDERLLRTTPPKLGADD, from the coding sequence ATGAGCCGTTTCGCCATCCCCACGACCGACGTGCTGAAGGCCCGCGAGAAGCTGGTCCTCGACCACTTCCACGACGAGGTCGTGCACCAGTGGGACGACGTGCTGTCGACCTTCCCCCACCCGCACTACGAGCTGATCTCCACCATGACCGTCCACGACGGGGACGCGGAGGTCCGGGGGTACTACAACGACACCAGGGCCGCCTTCCCCGACCAGGACCACGAGCTGATCGCGCTGCGGCACAGCGCGGACGCGGTCATCGCGGAGTTCTGGCTCATGGGCACCCACGAGGGCCCGCTCGGCAAGATCCCGCCCACCGGGCAGCGCTTCCGGGTCCGGGTGACGGCCTACTTCATCTTCGACGAGGACGAGACCCTCGTCTGCGAGCGCGTCTACTTCGACACGCTCACCATGCTCAAGCAGGTGCTGACCGGGGTGAACCTCAAGAACCCGCGCAACTGGCCGCTGGTGGTCAAGGCGGTGCGCGGCCTGCTCGCCATGTCCGGCGAGCCGGACGAGCGGCTGCTCAGGACCACCCCGCCCAAGCTCGGCGCGGACGACTGA
- a CDS encoding MBL fold metallo-hydrolase gives MRVHHLNCGTMRLPGARVVTHVLLLETPTGLALVDTGYGVADIAAPARRLGAYRHVVRPVLDRAETAVEQVRGLGFAPEDVRDVVVTHFDTDHVGGLADFPWARVHVTATEWEAASRPRTALERARYRSAQWEHGPQIAAHGPGGESWRGFAAARELTDVAPGVVLVPLPGHTRGHAAVAVDAGSRWVLHAGDAFYDLRALTGGVKPPAALRAQERAVAHDRGSLRANQERLAELHRQGQQDLLLVNAHDPAPLAAAR, from the coding sequence GTGCGGGTCCACCACCTCAACTGCGGCACGATGCGCCTGCCGGGCGCGCGCGTCGTGACGCACGTGCTGCTGCTGGAGACGCCGACCGGACTGGCCCTGGTGGACACCGGGTACGGCGTCGCCGACATCGCCGCGCCCGCCCGGCGGCTCGGCGCGTACCGGCACGTCGTCCGGCCGGTCCTGGACCGGGCCGAGACCGCCGTCGAGCAGGTGCGCGGGCTCGGGTTCGCGCCCGAGGACGTGCGCGACGTCGTGGTCACCCACTTCGACACCGACCACGTCGGCGGGCTCGCGGACTTCCCCTGGGCGCGGGTGCACGTGACCGCGACCGAGTGGGAGGCCGCCTCCCGGCCGCGCACCGCGCTGGAGCGGGCGCGCTACCGGTCGGCGCAGTGGGAGCACGGGCCGCAGATCGCGGCGCACGGGCCTGGCGGCGAGTCCTGGCGCGGGTTCGCGGCGGCTCGGGAGCTGACCGACGTGGCGCCCGGCGTGGTGCTCGTGCCGCTTCCGGGGCACACCAGGGGGCACGCGGCGGTGGCCGTGGACGCCGGTTCCCGCTGGGTGCTGCACGCCGGTGACGCCTTCTACGACCTCCGGGCGCTGACCGGCGGGGTGAAGCCGCCAGCGGCGCTGCGGGCGCAGGAGCGGGCCGTCGCCCACGACCGCGGGTCGCTGCGCGCCAACCAGGAGCGGTTGGCCGAACTGCACCGTCAGGGTCAGCAGGACCTGCTGCTGGTCAACGCGCACGACCCGGCGCCGCTGGCCGCCGCCCGCTGA
- the rho gene encoding transcription termination factor Rho, giving the protein MNTTTDDTTTGAIPTQRAVHTQHHEHGDDHFLVTGLLDTAGDSTFLRTKGYTSDEGDVRVSQSLVRRWGLRRGDEITGCAKPPVEERKHARLDHVHSVNDLPPERLSGRPEFTDLPPLHPKERLRLASDAEDLTGRVIDLVMPTGKGQRALISAPPKAGKTSALRAIARGIGANHPECHVMLVLVGERPEEVTDLRRSVRAEVAAATFDQSPQEQIAVAELALERARRLVELGRDVVILLDSLTRLGRAYNLAAPTSGRVLSGGVSASALHPPKRFLGSARNVEGGGSLTIFATALVETGSTGDTVIHEEYRGTGNAELKLDRSLADRRVHPAVDIRQSSTRRDELLMSPAEQSATRVLRRVLQMREGDRGIDVLLDGLRKTSTNAEFLHRLTQTTPVRRAIAA; this is encoded by the coding sequence TTGAACACCACCACAGACGACACGACGACAGGCGCCATCCCGACCCAGCGCGCCGTCCACACGCAGCACCACGAGCACGGCGACGACCACTTCCTGGTGACCGGTCTCCTCGACACCGCAGGCGATTCCACGTTCCTGCGCACCAAGGGCTACACCTCGGACGAGGGCGACGTGCGCGTCTCCCAGTCACTGGTCCGCCGCTGGGGCCTGCGCAGGGGCGACGAGATCACCGGTTGCGCGAAGCCCCCGGTGGAAGAGCGCAAGCACGCCCGGCTGGACCACGTCCACAGCGTGAACGACCTGCCGCCGGAACGGCTGTCGGGCAGGCCGGAGTTCACCGACCTGCCGCCGCTGCACCCGAAGGAGCGGCTGCGGCTGGCCTCGGACGCCGAGGACCTGACCGGCCGCGTCATCGACCTGGTGATGCCCACCGGCAAGGGCCAGCGCGCGCTGATCTCGGCTCCCCCGAAGGCGGGCAAGACCTCCGCGCTGCGGGCCATCGCGCGCGGCATCGGCGCCAACCACCCCGAGTGCCACGTGATGCTCGTGCTGGTCGGCGAGCGCCCCGAGGAGGTCACCGACCTGCGGCGCAGCGTGCGCGCCGAGGTGGCCGCCGCGACGTTCGACCAGTCCCCGCAGGAGCAGATCGCGGTCGCGGAGCTGGCGCTGGAGCGGGCCCGCCGCCTGGTCGAGCTGGGCCGGGACGTGGTGATCCTGCTGGACTCGCTGACCCGCCTGGGCCGCGCCTACAACCTGGCGGCTCCCACCTCGGGCCGGGTGCTCAGCGGTGGCGTGAGCGCGAGCGCGCTGCACCCGCCGAAGCGGTTCCTCGGCTCGGCGCGCAACGTGGAGGGCGGCGGTTCGCTGACCATCTTCGCGACCGCGCTGGTCGAGACCGGTTCCACCGGCGACACGGTGATCCACGAGGAGTACCGGGGCACCGGCAACGCCGAGCTGAAGCTGGACCGCTCGCTGGCCGACCGCAGGGTGCACCCGGCGGTGGACATCCGGCAGAGCAGCACCCGGCGCGACGAGCTCCTGATGTCACCGGCCGAGCAGTCGGCGACGCGGGTGCTGCGCAGGGTCCTGCAGATGCGCGAAGGCGATCGTGGGATCGACGTGCTGCTGGACGGCTTGCGCAAGACCTCCACGAACGCGGAGTTCCTGCACCGGCTCACCCAGACGACGCCGGTCCGCCGCGCGATCGCGGCCTGA
- a CDS encoding helix-turn-helix transcriptional regulator: MRADRLLSMMLLLQSHGKLSARTLSKRLEVSTRTVMRDVAALSATGVPVYTERGPNGGIALLPDFRTDVTGLTAEESKALFVLLTDRAHADLGLAPALRSALRKVMAALPENHRGQAEATSRLVLVDPARWRGRRAPAPDALAPVQEAVFTGRRLHLRYRDGKGALTTRTTDPHGLVNKAGTWYLVASHRGAHRLFRLDRVLSATVLDQQAQRSPHELADLWDQLRKRVDEAPAPLLATAAVRRTILPRFLVFHAPDLDGDPEDLDEDRALVRLRFRAVPMATTLLSFGADVEVLDPPELRTELAARAAAVTELYRTDRPPPAS; this comes from the coding sequence GTGCGAGCCGACCGGCTGCTGTCGATGATGCTGCTGCTCCAGTCGCACGGCAAGCTGTCGGCGCGCACCCTCTCCAAGCGCCTGGAGGTGTCCACCCGCACGGTCATGCGGGACGTCGCGGCCCTGTCCGCGACGGGCGTCCCGGTCTACACCGAGCGCGGCCCGAACGGCGGCATCGCGCTGCTGCCGGACTTCCGCACCGACGTCACCGGCCTGACCGCCGAGGAGTCCAAGGCCCTGTTCGTGCTGCTCACCGATCGCGCGCACGCCGACCTGGGCCTGGCCCCCGCGCTGCGCTCGGCGCTGCGCAAGGTGATGGCAGCCCTGCCCGAGAACCACCGAGGGCAGGCCGAGGCCACCAGCAGACTGGTGCTGGTGGACCCCGCGCGCTGGCGCGGCAGGCGAGCACCGGCCCCGGACGCGCTGGCCCCGGTCCAGGAAGCGGTCTTCACCGGCCGCCGCCTGCACCTGCGCTACCGCGACGGCAAAGGCGCGCTGACCACGCGCACCACCGACCCGCACGGCCTGGTCAACAAGGCGGGCACCTGGTACCTGGTGGCGAGCCACCGGGGCGCGCACCGCCTGTTCCGCCTGGACCGCGTCCTGTCCGCGACGGTCCTGGACCAGCAGGCCCAGCGCTCACCCCACGAGCTCGCCGACCTGTGGGACCAGCTGCGCAAGCGCGTCGACGAAGCCCCGGCCCCGCTTCTGGCGACCGCGGCCGTGCGCCGCACGATCCTGCCCCGCTTCCTGGTGTTCCACGCCCCGGACCTGGACGGCGACCCCGAGGACCTGGACGAGGACCGCGCACTGGTGCGCCTGCGCTTCCGCGCGGTGCCGATGGCCACGACCCTGCTGTCGTTCGGCGCCGACGTGGAAGTGCTCGACCCACCCGAACTGCGCACCGAACTCGCCGCCCGGGCCGCAGCCGTCACCGAGCTGTACCGGACCGACCGACCACCTCCCGCCTCATGA